In Dioscorea cayenensis subsp. rotundata cultivar TDr96_F1 chromosome 11, TDr96_F1_v2_PseudoChromosome.rev07_lg8_w22 25.fasta, whole genome shotgun sequence, a single genomic region encodes these proteins:
- the LOC120272505 gene encoding uncharacterized protein LOC120272505 has translation MASKNSMFLALVLVLSATLTMAKDIECENMEVSKCAFSVSSTGFRCVLEKRLALRGRLEVQTCRTSTIKAESFKGFVETDECIVGCGLDRTSFGISTDALLEPHFTDKLCSNQCYNGCPNIIDLYFNLAAGEGVFLPKMCEVRQGRARREMVELRSGGGKLVAAAAVPESMESHASSPQSSVVFLGLGPVQPPL, from the exons ATGGCTTCCAAGAACTCAATGTTTCTAGCCTTGGTGCTTGTTCTAAGTGCAACATTAACCATGGCCAAAGACATAGAATGTGAGAACATGGAGGTAAGCAAGTGTGCCTTCTCGGTGTCCTCCACCGGATTCCGGTGTGTTCTCGAGAAGAGATTGGCTCTCCGGGGACGTTTGGAGGTGCAAACATGCCGTACTTCTACCATCAAGGCAGAGAGCTTTAAAGGATTTGTAGAGACCGATGAATGTATTGTCGGTTGTGGCCTCGATCGAACCTCTTTCGGTATCTCCACCGATGCTCTTCTTGAGCCTCATTTCACCGATAAACTTTGCTCTAATCAGTGTTACAATGGTTGTCCAAACATAATTGATTTATACTTCAATCTCGCCGCTGGTGAAG GTGTTTTTTTACCAAAGATGTGTGAAGTGAGACAAGGTAGAGCACGTCGGGAGATGGTGGAGTTGAGGAGTGGTGGAGGTAAATTGGTGGCAGCGGCGGCCGTGCCGGAATCCATGGAGTCTCATGCTTCATCTCCTCAGAGCTCTGTGGTGTTTTTAGGTTTAGGGCCAGTTCAGCCACCTTTGTAA
- the LOC120272466 gene encoding cytokinin hydroxylase-like, which translates to MEIFSITSIYALGVVSLGFLLFFSVFAMVCIFWLMPVCKNNKLRKNGFHGPSPRFPFGNLMEMRNKNLHQLPSSSSCFSPSGDHLRTTISHDIHSTAFSYFAQWRKTFGRVFVYWLGTEPFLYVSEPEFLKKVTSGSLSKSWGKPNVFKYDRRPMFGNGLVMVEGDEWDHHRHIIVPAFSIKNLNGMQNLMVETTTNMLEEWKKLMDIGKHEINVDEYIIRNAAEIIAKTSFGISEEDGKMVFEKLQTMQTMLFKSNRLVGVPFSKLLSPKKSQEAWKLGKEIDKLLLRIITSRKDQACTINGQQDLISILLEGNKALKKKLTTQELVDESKTFFFGGHETTALALTWTLFLLALYPQWQKLLREEIMEVSNGDPLDSTMLTKLVKMGWVFNETLRLYSPAPNAQRQAREDIKVGDIFIPKGTNMWIDIVAMHHDRELWGDDVNEFKPERFMEHNNGGCKHRMGFMPFGFGGRVCVGRNLSITEYKIVLSLILQKFSFSLSPSYLHSPKIMLTLRPSLGVPLIVHPI; encoded by the exons ATGGAGATCTTCTCTATTACCTCCATTTATGCTTTGGGTGTTGTTAGTTTgggttttcttctcttcttctctgtGTTTGCTATGGTTTGCATATTCTGGCTCATGCCTGTTTGCAAGAACAACAAACTTAGAAAGAATGGCTTCCATGGCCCTTCTCCAAGATTCCCTTTTGGTAATCTCATGGAGATGAGAAACAAGAACCTTCATCaacttccttcttcttcttcttgcttttcTCCTAGTGGTGATCACTTGAGGACTACTATCAGCCATGATATTCATTCCACTGCCTTCTCTTACTTTGCTCAATGGAGGAAAACTTTTG GTAGGGTATTTGTTTACTGGCTTGGGACAGAACCATTTTTATATGTAAGTGAGCCTGAATTTCTCAAGAAAGTGACATCTGGAAGTTTAAGCAAGAGCTGGGGCAAACCAAACGTTTTCAAGTATGACAGAAGGCCAATGTTTGGCAATGGTTTAGTTATGGTTGAAGGTGATGAATGGGATCATCATCGTCATATCATTGTTCCAGCATTCTCCATTAAGAACCTCAAT GGTATGCAAAATTTGATGGTTGAGACAACAACCAACATGCTTGAGGAATGGAAGAAGCTTATGGACATAgggaaacatgaaataaatgtggatgaATACATCATAAGGAATGCAGCTGAAATCATAGCAAAGACAAGCTTTGGCATCAGTGAAGAAGATGGCAAGATGGTGTTTGAGAAGCTGCAAACAATGCAAACCATGCTCTTTAAGTCTAACCGCTTGGTGGGAGTTCCTTTCAGCAAACTTTTATCTCCCAAGAAAAGCCAAGAAGCATGGAAACTAGGGAAGGAGATAGACAAGCTTCTCCTCAGAATTATAACATCAAGAAAAGATCAAGCTTGCACTATTAATGGTCAGCAGGACTTGATTAGCATTTTGCTTGAAGGGAACAAAGCACTAAAGAAGAAGCTCACAACTCAAGAGCTTGTTGATGAGTCCAAGACCTTCTTCTTTGGAGGCCATGAAACTACTGCACTTGCTCTAACTTGGACTTTGTTCCTTCTTGCTTTATATCCACAATGGCAGAAGCTTCTCAGGGAGGAGATCATGGAGGTCTCCAATGGTGACCCTCTAGACTCCACCATGCTCACCAAACTAGTTAAG ATGGGATGGGTGTTCAATGAAACACTAAGACTCTACTCACCAGCTCCAAATGCACAAAGACAAGCAAGAGAAGACATCAAAGTTGGAGACATCTTCATCCCTAAAGGAACAAACATGTGGATTGATATTGTGGCCATGCATCATGATAGAGAGTTATGGGGAGATGATGTGAATGAGTTCAAGCCAGAGAGGTTCATGGAGCACAACAATGGAGGTTGCAAGCATAGGATGGGGTTCATGCCATTTGGATTTGGTGGAAGGGTTTGTGTGGGAAGAAATCTCTCCATCACTGAATACAAAATTGTTCTAAGTCTCATCctccaaaaattttcattctctCTTTCCCCTTCATATTTGCATAGTCCTAAGATAATGTTAACACTTAGACCTTCTCTTGGTGTTCCACTAATTGTTCATCCAATCTAA
- the LOC120271779 gene encoding gibberellin 20-oxidase-like protein, with translation LKTMQETLQLPQLDISLPLLSSSLQSLSHACKEWGFFLITNHGISKELHQRLHSLCNEVFSLPLDIKLKLGPFSSIRTYTPCFIASPFFESLRVSGPNYLASAKSSIDVLFDLSNTELCNALEEYGAKMMELSKRIMVVLLKCLGDDFDTKYYEKEFSKCHGYMRVNNYCPPDNMINSNNNVEDHVVEGLGMHTDMSCITILYQDEIGGLQVKSRGGQWMDIVPNEGTLVVNIGDMLQAWSNGQLRSSEHRVVLRKPVNRFSLAFFWCFEDEKVILAPEDVVEEGKQRIYQPFKCFDYVKFRENNEKGKFEKVGYTVDDFAACKTPKLEQ, from the exons TTGAAGACAATGCAAGAGACATTGCAGCTACCTCAATTAGATATTTCTCTTCCTTTGCTTTCATCTTCCCTTCAATCTCTATCCCATGCATGCAAAGAGTGGGGATTCTTTCTTATAACCAACCATGGCATCTCAAAAGAGCTTCATCAAAGACTTCACAGTCTCTGCAATGAAGTCTTTTCCCTTCCCTTAGATATCAAACTCAAGTTAGGACCATTCTCTTCCATTAGAACCTATACGCCTTGTTTTATCGCCTCGCCGTTCTTCGAAAGCCTCCGTGTCTCCGGTCCGAACTACCTTGCTTCTGCAAAGAGTTCCATTGATGTTCTGTTTGATCTTTCAAACACTGAACTTTG TAATGCATTGGAAGAGTATGGAGCAAAGATGATGGAGTTATCAAAGAGAATTATGGTTGTTCTGTTGAAGTGTTTAGGTGATGATTTTGATACCAAGTATTATGAAAAAGAATTCAGCAAATGCCATGGATATATGAGGGTAAATAATTATTGTCCTCCTGATAACATGATTAACAGTAATAACAATGTTGAAGATCATGTGGTTGAAGGTCTAGGAATGCATACAGACATGAGTTGCATAACCATTTTGTACCAAGATGAGATTGGAGGGCTTCAAGTGAAGTCAAGAGGTGGACAATGGATGGACATTGTTCCAAATGAAGGAACACTGGTTGTGAACATTGGTGATATGTTGCAAGCTTGGAGCAATGGACAGTTGAGATCTTCGGAGCACCGGGTTGTTCTAAGGAAGCCGGTGAACCGGTTTTCATTGGCTTTCTTTTGGTGTTTTGAGGATGAGAAAGTGATCTTAGCTCCTGAAGATGTTGTGGAAGAAGGAAAGCAAAGGATATATCAACCATTTAAGTGCTTTGATTATGTCAAATTCAGGGAAAATAATGAGAAAGGGAAGTTTGAAAAAGTTGGATACACAGTTGATGATTTCGCTGCCTGCAAAACTCCAAAACTTGAACAATAA
- the LOC120272693 gene encoding LOW QUALITY PROTEIN: uncharacterized protein LOC120272693 (The sequence of the model RefSeq protein was modified relative to this genomic sequence to represent the inferred CDS: deleted 1 base in 1 codon), whose protein sequence is MSLICGIPLLECVYCLACTRWAWKRCLHSAGHDSETWGLASSDEFAPVPRLCRYILANYEDDLENPRFPPPGGYRMNARQVLAQKTYKDTGGHVPPYLVYLDHDHSDIVLAVRGLNLAKEGDFAVLLDNRLGKRKFDGGYVHNGLLKAAGWVLDRECDLMKELLDKYPNYTLTFAGHSLGSGVAAMLAMLGVLNRGKLGIENKKRIKCYAIAPARCMSLNLAVRYADVINSVVLQDDFLPRTATPLEDIFKSLFCLPCLLCLRCMRDTCIPEYVKLRDPRRLYAPGRLYHIVERKVCRWGRHPPVVRTGVPVDGRFEHIVLSCNATSDHALIWIEREAQRAFGLMLEKEPIMEIPPKQRMERQQTLAREHSAEHKAALRRAVTLAVPDAYSPSDYGTFDENLSSSTEGSPSSSGMRHRMSWDELIEKLFEKDEAGHMVLRKAASSDES, encoded by the exons ATGTCGCTGATCTGCGGTATTCCTCTACTTGAATGCGTCTACTGCTTGGCTTGCACGCGCTGGGCGTGGAAGCGATGCCTCCACAGCGCCGGCCACGACAGCGAGACCTGGGGCCTCGCCTCCTCCGACGAATTTGCTCCTGTGCCTCGCCTCTGCCGCTACATCCTCGCCAACTACGAAGACGACCTCGAGAACCCACGTTTCCCCCCGCCCGGTGGTTACCGCATGAATGCACGCCAGGTGCTCGCTCAAAAGACCTACAAGGATACCGGTGGCCACGTGCCACCATACTTAGTCTATCTCGATCATGACCACTCTGACATTGTTCTTGCTGTTCGTGGCCTCAATCTCGCCAAAGAGGGTGACTTTGCAGTGCTTCTGGATAACAGACTTGGAAAGAGGAAGTTTGATGGTGGGTATGTTCACAATGGGCTTCTCAAGGCTGCTGGGTGGGTGCTTGATAGAGAGTGTGATTTGATGAAAGAGTTGCTTGAC AAGTATCCAAATTATACATTAACTTTTGCTGGGCATTCATTGGGCTCCGGCGTTGCAGCAATGCTGGCAATGCTGGGGGTGCTGAACAGAGGTAAGTTGGGCATTGAGAATAAGAAAAGGATCAAGTGTTATGCAATAGCACCGGCACGATGTATGTCACTTAATCTGGCTGTTCGATATGCGGATGTTATCAATTCAGTTGTGCTTCAG GATGATTTTTTACCTCGGACTGCTACTCCATTGGAAGACATATTCAAATCACTCTTCTG TTTACCGTGCCTGCTCTGTCTAAGATGTATGCGAGACACATGCATACCGGAATATGTCAAGTTAAGAGATCCAAGACGGCTTTATGCACCAGGTCGTCTCTATCACATTGTCGAGAGGAAGGTGTGCAG GTGGGGAAGGCATCCTCCAGTTGTTAGAACAGGAGTTCCAGTCGATGGGAGGTTCGAGCACATTGTACTCTCCTGCAATGCCACTTCTGATCATGCGTTAATTTGGATAGAAAGAGAAGCTCAGAGAGCATTCGGG CTGATGCTTGAGAAGGAGCCGATCATGGAGATCCCTCCAAAGCAGAGGATGGAGAGGCAGCAAACCCTTGCGAGAGAACACAGTGCTGAGCACAAGGCTGCATTGCGTCGTGCTGTCACATTGGCTGTACCAGATGCATACTCACCTTCAGATTATGGTACATTTGACGAGAACTTAAGTAGTAGCACAGAGGGATCTCCATCATCATCAGGGATGCGGCATAGGATGAGTTGGGATGAGTTAATTGAGAAGTTGTTCGAGAAGGATGAGGCCGGCCATATGGTACTCCGAAAGGCGGCTTCTTCTGATGAATCTTGA